The bacterium genomic sequence ATCCAGGGCGGGCTCGACACCGACGTCGGCCGGGTCGTGTTCGCCAAGCCCCGCTTCGCCGAGGTCAAGTAGGCATCTCGGAATCGAAGCCGGACGCCTGCCTTGGCGTCCGGCTTCTTGCTTGGCTCGTTCTGCCGAATCCAACGAGATAGCCAGGCCCGGATAGATCGGAGGTCAGGACTCAGAATTGCAGGCGTCCGAACTTCTGATTTCTGGTATCTGAATTCCGGTCTCTGACTTGTCCGGTCCTCTAAATCGGGTACTCGTACACCAGCACCTTGCCGATACGCGGGTGCGGCTTGAGGCCGAGTGATGCGAACGCCGCTGCCATCTCGTCGCTCGCCGCCATCCCGCTGATGCTCTTCGCTCCGCAATCGTACGCCACACGGGAAATGAAGGAACGGAAAGCCGCGAGCGCCTGTCTGTTGCCGGCGACGAAGGAGATGTCGAGATCGTTCCCATGGTACCGGTGCGGCCTCAGCACAAGCAACCCTGCCAGACTTCCGCCTGACCGATATCCGAAAGCGTAACCGGAACGCGCCAACTCCGCCATGTATCGCCGGTCGAGGGTCCGGAACAGCCAGGTGTACTGCAGCAGGCCCTTGCTGGCCGCGAGCTCCGAGCTTCGCCTGACGTAGTGCAGCGCCTCAGCAACCGATGGCGTGACGAGCGCTGGTCCCGGCCGTGACTTCTTGGGCTCGCCGAGAAAGAACCGGTACTGCGCGAGTGGTTTGAAACGCATCACGGTCTCGATGATGTGGAGCGACTCGTGGTTCACGTCGGCGGTTGCGAGTCGGAGCGAGACCGGCCGTGATTCAAGCGTCTTGTCCAGCACCCGACGCGACAGCTCCTTCCCTATCCCCTGCTTGCGGCATTCCGGATCGACCCGCAGGCCTTCCAGCCAGTACTCTCCCGGTGACAGTTGCGTCGCCTTGCCATAGCCGACGATTCTCCGTCGAAGCTCTGCTGCCCAGAACCCGCCGTCTTCCACCCAGCGGTCGAAGAAGAGCGGCACGTAGTCGTTGCCTTCCCATATACGGCGTGAAATCCGCAGCACGGCAGGCTTGTCAGCCAAGGCCATTGGTCGAACGCGGAGCGTCGCGGACGCCACTCGCCTAGCGCCCCTCGCTGACTGCTTATGGCATCCCGAATCGCCGCGCCGCGAATTCTGCTCTCTGGATTCTGGTTTCTGACCTCTGAATTGTCTGGATCCGCTCATGCGACCTCCCACGCGACTTCGTTGTGTACCCATCGGTTCCGGTAGTAGCCGACGGCGAGAATCCCTGCCTCGACGACGATGGAAACACCGATGCCCAGCCAGACGCCGATGACGCCGAGCCCCATCGCTCGCGCGAAGAGCAGCGCGGCCGGAATCTTGATTCCCCAGTTGGAGACGAGCGCGGCAACCATCGGGTTACGGGTTGCCCCAGCCCCACGCTGGGCGCTGTCCCAGGCGGTCGACAAACCGAGTACGATGAGCATCGGCGCGAGCACGCGCAGGTACGCAGTGCCGTAGCGCACGACGTCCGGGTCGCCGTTGAACACACGCACGAGCAAGGGGGCCGACAGAAACAGCACGGGCATCACCGCAAGCTGAAGCAGAGAGGCGATCCAGAGGACACGCTGACTGACCTTCAGCGCCAGCTCCGGCTTCTGCTGTCCGAGGCTCTGGCCCACGAGCGTCTGCCCGGCCGAGGCCAGACCGCCGAGATAGATATACATGAGCTGCAGCAGTCTGAGCCCGATGCCGAATGCCGCGGTTGCGGCCGTGCCGAACCGGGTCACGATGCCGAACAATAGCATGCCGGTGAGCGGCCGGGTGATGGCCTGCAGTCCGGCAGGAATCCCGATATTGAGAATCGTCTTGACCGCCGCGGGCCTGACCGGCCCGCGCAGAGTGAGAAGCTCGCGCCGGTGCAGTAGTATCGCCATCGCCACCAGCCCGCCGGATTGAGACAGAACGGTTGCCAGCGCCGCTCCGGCTGCGCCCAGCCGCGGCAGGCCCAGCCAGCCGAAGATGAGCAACGGGTCGAGCGCGAAGTTGAGGACGTTGGTCGCGAGGGTGATGAACATCGGCGTCCGCGTGTCTCCGAGCGCCTGGAACCCGGAATAGAGCACCATCCCGGCGAAGAAACCGGGCAGCACTGCCAGCAGTATCGCGAGGAAACCCCGGCCCGCGGCCACGACGTCGGGCGCCGCTCCGAACCAACCCAGGATGCGGCCGGAGAGAATCACGCCGAACACGGCCAGCGGAATCGAACCGAGCACCGCCAGCATGAGCCCGTGCCGCAGGCTCTCCCGCACACCGGCTCTGCTGTCCGCGCCGGCCGCGCGCGATGCGGTCGCGAGCACGCCGACCATCACCACCTGCCCCAGCGAATAGAGCACGCTGAGCACCGAGCCGCCCAGCGCCACCGCGGCCACGGTCGCCGCGCCCAGCCGGCCGACCCAGAACATGTCGACAACGGTCAGCATCGTGTACAGCAGTTGCCCGGTCATCACCGGCCAGGCAACCTGCCATATCGCGTGGCCCAGCCTGCCGGACAGGTC encodes the following:
- a CDS encoding GNAT family N-acetyltransferase, whose product is MADKPAVLRISRRIWEGNDYVPLFFDRWVEDGGFWAAELRRRIVGYGKATQLSPGEYWLEGLRVDPECRKQGIGKELSRRVLDKTLESRPVSLRLATADVNHESLHIIETVMRFKPLAQYRFFLGEPKKSRPGPALVTPSVAEALHYVRRSSELAASKGLLQYTWLFRTLDRRYMAELARSGYAFGYRSGGSLAGLLVLRPHRYHGNDLDISFVAGNRQALAAFRSFISRVAYDCGAKSISGMAASDEMAAAFASLGLKPHPRIGKVLVYEYPI
- a CDS encoding MATE family efflux transporter — encoded protein: MSEETRLSTVDLSGRLGHAIWQVAWPVMTGQLLYTMLTVVDMFWVGRLGAATVAAVALGGSVLSVLYSLGQVVMVGVLATASRAAGADSRAGVRESLRHGLMLAVLGSIPLAVFGVILSGRILGWFGAAPDVVAAGRGFLAILLAVLPGFFAGMVLYSGFQALGDTRTPMFITLATNVLNFALDPLLIFGWLGLPRLGAAGAALATVLSQSGGLVAMAILLHRRELLTLRGPVRPAAVKTILNIGIPAGLQAITRPLTGMLLFGIVTRFGTAATAAFGIGLRLLQLMYIYLGGLASAGQTLVGQSLGQQKPELALKVSQRVLWIASLLQLAVMPVLFLSAPLLVRVFNGDPDVVRYGTAYLRVLAPMLIVLGLSTAWDSAQRGAGATRNPMVAALVSNWGIKIPAALLFARAMGLGVIGVWLGIGVSIVVEAGILAVGYYRNRWVHNEVAWEVA